The Pseudomonas wenzhouensis genome has a segment encoding these proteins:
- the phoR gene encoding phosphate regulon sensor histidine kinase PhoR → MRSIVNQDWRGAVVRRLLLLVGACLLLGALTGEYAWVLACGLAIHLAWTLSQLLRLHKWLREHKTDEPPPDGYGLWGEVFDSIYHLQRRNQKARGRLQAVIDRVQESTTALKDAVVMLDSQGNLEWWNRAAETLLGLKTPQDSGQQLANLVRDPRFKEYFERGNYAEALEIPAPTNDRRRLQFHITRYGNREHLLLVRDVTRLYQLEQMRKDFVANVSHELRTPLTVIAGYLETLLDNVEAVNPRWLRALQQMQQQGARMQTLLNDLLLLAKLESTDYPSDNQPLAIDLLLLSIKNDAQALSGDQQHRISLEADPHLKLKGSEAELRSAFSNLVFNAVKYTPAGGDIRIRWWGDEQGAHLAVSDTGMGIETRHLPRLTERFYRVDSSRASNTGGTGLGLAIVKHVLLRHRGNLEISSVPGKGSTFTCHFAAAQVVQRAR, encoded by the coding sequence ATGCGCTCCATCGTGAATCAAGACTGGCGCGGCGCCGTGGTGCGCCGCCTGTTGCTGCTGGTTGGTGCCTGCCTGCTGTTGGGTGCCCTCACCGGTGAGTACGCCTGGGTGCTGGCCTGTGGCCTGGCCATTCATCTCGCTTGGACCCTCAGCCAGCTGCTGCGCCTGCACAAATGGCTGCGTGAGCACAAAACCGACGAGCCGCCTCCGGATGGCTACGGCCTGTGGGGCGAGGTGTTCGACAGCATCTACCACCTGCAACGGCGTAACCAGAAGGCGCGTGGCCGCCTTCAGGCAGTGATCGACCGTGTGCAGGAGTCGACGACGGCGCTCAAGGATGCGGTGGTGATGCTCGACAGCCAGGGTAATCTGGAGTGGTGGAACCGTGCTGCCGAAACCTTGCTGGGCCTGAAAACGCCACAGGACAGTGGTCAGCAACTGGCCAACCTGGTGCGCGACCCACGCTTCAAGGAATACTTCGAGCGCGGCAACTATGCCGAGGCGCTGGAAATTCCTGCACCGACCAATGATCGCCGGCGTCTGCAATTTCACATCACCCGGTATGGCAATCGCGAGCACCTGTTGCTGGTACGTGACGTCACGCGCCTGTATCAGCTGGAACAGATGCGCAAGGACTTCGTCGCCAACGTCTCCCACGAGTTGCGTACACCGCTGACGGTGATCGCCGGCTACCTGGAGACCCTGCTGGACAACGTCGAGGCGGTCAACCCGCGCTGGTTACGTGCCCTGCAGCAGATGCAGCAACAGGGTGCACGCATGCAGACACTGCTCAACGACCTGTTGTTGCTGGCGAAGCTGGAGTCCACCGATTACCCGTCGGACAATCAGCCGTTGGCCATCGACCTGTTGCTGCTGTCGATCAAGAACGATGCTCAGGCGTTGTCCGGCGACCAGCAGCATCGCATCAGTCTCGAGGCCGACCCGCACCTCAAGCTCAAGGGCAGTGAGGCGGAGTTGCGCAGCGCCTTCTCCAATCTGGTGTTCAATGCCGTGAAGTACACGCCGGCCGGTGGCGATATCCGTATCCGCTGGTGGGGTGACGAGCAGGGCGCACATCTGGCGGTCAGCGATACCGGCATGGGCATCGAGACCAGGCATTTGCCCCGCCTGACCGAGCGCTTCTATCGGGTCGACTCCAGCCGCGCCAGCAACACCGGCGGTACCGGTCTGGGC
- the phoB gene encoding phosphate regulon transcriptional regulator PhoB — protein MVGKNILIVDDEAPIREMIAVALEMAGYECLEAENTQQAHAVIVDRKPDLILLDWMLPGTSGIELARRLKRDELTSDIPIIMLTAKGEEDNKIQGLEVGADDYITKPFSPRELVARLKAVLRRAGPSDGEAPIEVGGLLLDPVSHRVTIDGKPAEMGPTEYRLLQFFMTHQERAYTRGQLLDQVWGGNVYVEERTVDVHIRRLRKALGTAYENLVQTVRGTGYRFSTKG, from the coding sequence ATGGTTGGCAAGAACATCCTGATCGTCGATGACGAAGCACCGATCCGCGAGATGATCGCGGTGGCTCTGGAGATGGCCGGTTACGAGTGCCTGGAAGCGGAGAATACCCAGCAGGCCCATGCCGTTATCGTCGACCGTAAACCTGACCTGATCCTGCTCGACTGGATGCTGCCCGGCACCAGCGGTATCGAGCTGGCCCGGCGGCTCAAGCGCGACGAGCTGACCAGTGATATCCCGATCATTATGCTCACCGCCAAGGGTGAAGAGGACAACAAGATCCAGGGGCTGGAAGTCGGCGCAGACGACTACATCACCAAGCCGTTCTCGCCGCGTGAACTGGTCGCCCGTCTCAAGGCCGTGCTGCGCCGTGCCGGCCCCAGTGACGGCGAGGCGCCGATCGAGGTTGGCGGCCTGCTGCTCGACCCGGTCAGCCATCGCGTGACCATCGATGGCAAACCGGCCGAGATGGGGCCCACCGAATACCGTCTGCTGCAGTTCTTCATGACCCACCAGGAGCGCGCCTATACCCGTGGCCAACTGCTCGATCAGGTCTGGGGTGGCAACGTCTATGTCGAGGAACGCACCGTCGATGTGCATATCCGTCGCCTGCGCAAGGCGCTCGGTACGGCCTATGAAAATCTGGTGCAAACCGTGCGTGGGACTGGGTATCGTTTCTCCACCAAAGGTTAA